In Rodentibacter haemolyticus, the DNA window ATAATTTCACTTCATAAGGTAACATTTTTTAATCAAACCGATCTTCTGTGAAGAATCTGGCTGATATTTCCGCTTTAGAGATTTATACAATAAAAAAACAAAAACGCTATTATTGATCTACCGCATAGCGATAAACCAACCCTCATAAGATCATCCAAACAATATGTTACTATTTTGCCAAAGGATCTCTTCAATTTGCTCAATAGGTTCATTTCTTAATTCACATAATGATTGCAAGATTTGCACAATTCGCTCCGGACGATTCGGCTGTCCTTGAAAACCAAATACCGGCATATCCGGGCTGTCGGTTTCTAACACCAATGAATCCAGCGGTAACTTTGCAATCGTTTGACGGGTTTTATTTGCACGTGCATAAGTGATAGTGCCGCCCACACCAATTTTATAGCCTAAATCGACAAAACGCTTGGCTTGCTCATAACTCCCCGCAAAACCATGCACAACGCCACCTTGGGCGAGCGAAATACGTTTCAAGAAAGTAAAAACCTGATCGTGAGATTTGCGGCTATGAATATTCACCGGCAAATTAAATTGCTTCGCCAAATAAAGTTGGCTTTCAAAAAAATGGCACTGTTTTTGCCAAAGTTTCGTAGAAATCAAATCCGAAACGGCACGCTCCAAACCAATTTCCGCCACTGCCGTACAATTTCTGTCACGCGATACTAAGGCTTGTTCCAGTAATATTAAATCATTTCCCGAGTGTTCTTTGATGTAAAGCGGATGCAATCCCAATCCATAGTATAAATGTTCCGGATAAAGTGCGGTCATTTTTTGAATGGTTTTAAAATCCCGTTGCAACACCGCAACAATGAGAATTTTTTCCACCCCTACCCGCTTTGCATTTTCCATTAATTGTGAAAGCGGTTCTCCGGTGAATTGGTGAAGATAATCAAGATGGGTATGTGTATCGAAAAAGGGCATCGTATTCTCTTATAAAAAACACCCGCTAAAAACGGGCGTTATCAATCTATTATTCAACCGAGACAGACTCAATCACTACGTCTTCTTTCGGTACATCTTGATGGAAGCCTTTATTACCGGTTTTAACACCTTTGATTTTATCTACGACCTCCATACCCTCAACCACTTCGCCGAATACGGCATAGCCCCATTCCTGCACCACTTCTTTACCAAACATTTCTTTCGAACGGTAATCCAGAAAGTTGTTATCCGCTACATTAATAAAAAATTGCGAACTTGCAGAATGTGGATCGGAAGTGCGAGCCATCGCAATGGTACCACGCTTGTTGCTTAAACGATTATTTGCTTCGTTTTTAATTGGGGCTTTCGTTGCTTTTTCACGCATACCACTTTCCATACCGCCGCCTTGAATCATAAAACCATCAATTACGCGGTGAAAAATTGTGTTATTATAAAAGCCTTCTTTACAGTAATTTAAAAAATTTTCTGCCGTTATCGGCGCTTTATCAAAATCCAATTTAATTTTAATATCGCCAAAATTTGTATGTAACGTAACCATTTTGTTTTCCTTTTGAAAAATAAAGGGTTGTATTATTCCATAATCGTAGCGAAAGTGCTATAAAAGTGCGGTCGAATTTCCGAATGTTTTCGGTATTATGTATCAGTCGCACAAGTCACTGTAGGGTGCGGTTAGGCGAAGCCGTAACGCACCAATAAATGAAAAATATTGGATATAAAATTCTCTTGTGCAACTGCTATGTAATAACCAATGTTTTATCAATGTTAAGTCGAGTTCAAAATGCTAAAAATCTTTAATACCCTAACCAGAGAAAAAGAAATTTTTAAACCTATCCACGAAAATAAGGTGGGAATGTATGTATGCGGTGTAA includes these proteins:
- a CDS encoding TatD family hydrolase, whose product is MPFFDTHTHLDYLHQFTGEPLSQLMENAKRVGVEKILIVAVLQRDFKTIQKMTALYPEHLYYGLGLHPLYIKEHSGNDLILLEQALVSRDRNCTAVAEIGLERAVSDLISTKLWQKQCHFFESQLYLAKQFNLPVNIHSRKSHDQVFTFLKRISLAQGGVVHGFAGSYEQAKRFVDLGYKIGVGGTITYARANKTRQTIAKLPLDSLVLETDSPDMPVFGFQGQPNRPERIVQILQSLCELRNEPIEQIEEILWQNSNILFG
- a CDS encoding peptidylprolyl isomerase, giving the protein MVTLHTNFGDIKIKLDFDKAPITAENFLNYCKEGFYNNTIFHRVIDGFMIQGGGMESGMREKATKAPIKNEANNRLSNKRGTIAMARTSDPHSASSQFFINVADNNFLDYRSKEMFGKEVVQEWGYAVFGEVVEGMEVVDKIKGVKTGNKGFHQDVPKEDVVIESVSVE